From Acropora muricata isolate sample 2 chromosome 14, ASM3666990v1, whole genome shotgun sequence, one genomic window encodes:
- the LOC136898307 gene encoding NADH-cytochrome b5 reductase-like: protein MQNKNRKEARLEVVFREVEKLVICNSSRYLMTIRILVTMATCKANSNKDISFSLPEPPEKPEDRDCCGNGCTPCVFDIYEELVCKWRKECERIKSGETLGDSLQSADGDEILSTSEFHSFVLESVTRLTTDSCVYRFHVPKGKTLGLHIGQHLILRGSFQGMPISRQYTPVSSTESHGFFDVLIKVYSNGKMSSYIRSWQVGDMVEWRGPFGRFSYRPNKFRRIGMLAAGTGIAPMLQVIQGILANEDDETFIHLVYSSQRCADILMKDTLDEMKAFWNFSVLYIVTKESEADKSNVKYGDKVYYGRINQELVSREMPKPSADIQILICGTKSFDKDMINYLKISGYTPDMYFKF, encoded by the exons ATGCAGAACAAGAATCGTAAGGAAGCAAGATTGGAAGTTGTTTTTAGAGAGGTTGAAAAGTTGGTAATTTGCAACAGTTCAAGATACTTAATGACAATACGTATCCTCGTTACCATGGCAACTTGTAAAGCAAATTCTAATAAGGACATCTCATTCAGTCTGCCTGAGCCACCAGAAAAACCAGAAGACAGGGATTGTTGTGGTAATGGCTGCACTCCGTGTGTGTTTGACATTTATGAGGAATTAGTCTGCAAGTGGAGAAAAGAATGCGAGAGAATTAAATCCGGTGAAACTTTAGGTGACTCTTTGCAATCAGCTGATGGTGATGAAATTCTCAGTACATCAGAGTTTCACTCGTTTGTACTGGAGTCTGTTACCAGGCTGACAACTGATTCTTGCGTGTACAGGTTTCACGTACCAAAGGGCAAGACACTTGGATTACATATTGGTCAACATTTAATACTTAG aggAAGTTTTCAAGGGATGCCCATTAGTCGACAGTACACCCCAGTTTCTTCCACAGAAAGTCATGGCTTCTTTGACGTGCTCATAAAG GTGTATTCAAATGGCAAGATGTCAAGTTATATCAGAAGTTGGCAAGTAGGAGATATGGTGGAATGGAGGGGGCCTTTTGGAAGATTCTCATACCGGCCAAACAAG TTTCGGCGCATCGGAATGTTGGCCGCTGGCACTGGCATTGCTCCAATGCTGCAAGTGATACAAGGAATTTTAGCCAATGAGGATGATGAAACTTTCATTCACTTGGTGTACTCCAGTCAAAGATGTGCTGACATCTTGATGAAAGATACACTTGATGAAATGAAAGCTTTTTGGAATTTCTCAGTGCTGTATATTGTAACAAAG GAATCCGAGGCTGACAAGTCTAATGTCAAGTACGGTGATAAAGTGTATTACGGCAGAATTAACCAGGAGCTTGTCTCCCGCGAGATGCCAAAACCATCAGCTGATATTCAAATACTGATCTGTGGGACTAAATCATTTGATAAAGACATGataaattatcttaaaatctcGGGCTACACACCTGATATGTATTTTAAATTCTAG